One Marinobacter panjinensis DNA segment encodes these proteins:
- the rmuC gene encoding DNA recombination protein RmuC — MPEAVVAVMEDQPEIMVFAAVLALVLCLLAFLVVKGNRATESWRQRAALLDNQVAGLESESRSRLSRIEQLEAERASQQQRADELSRDLSDAKVALREQEVTLAKERRATTEKLELLERNRDSLKQEFENLANRIFEQKSERFSQQTRTSIDTLLNPFRDQLQDFRKRVEDVYTSETRDRQALRSEIKSLQELNRQITEEASNLTKALKGDKKIQGNWGELILERVLERSGLRKGIEYETQGSYRDSDNQLLRPDVIVHLPDQRNLVVDSKVSLLAYQQWATEEDEAARDEALKQHVEAVRNHIRTLSEKDYSQLHGLHSPDFVFLFMPIEPAFVAAFQQDENLFAEAFERKIIVVTPTTLLATLRTIENIWRYERQSQNARRIADRASAVYDKLRIFVEAMEKLGSQLHTAQGTYDSAMNTLTRGRGNLISQANRFVELGVRVKKELPKAIMDQAEVDAEEDAARENEQE, encoded by the coding sequence GTGCCTGAGGCCGTTGTAGCTGTTATGGAAGACCAGCCGGAAATCATGGTATTTGCGGCAGTGCTGGCCCTGGTTCTGTGTCTGTTGGCATTCCTTGTCGTAAAGGGGAACCGCGCTACCGAAAGCTGGCGCCAACGCGCCGCCTTACTGGATAACCAGGTTGCCGGGCTGGAGTCTGAAAGCCGGTCACGGTTGTCGCGCATTGAACAGCTGGAAGCTGAAAGAGCATCGCAACAACAGCGTGCCGATGAGCTTTCCAGGGATCTCAGTGATGCAAAGGTTGCCCTGAGAGAGCAGGAAGTCACGCTGGCTAAGGAGCGCCGTGCAACCACGGAAAAACTGGAGCTGCTGGAGCGCAATCGTGATTCCCTGAAACAGGAGTTCGAGAACCTTGCCAATCGAATCTTCGAACAGAAAAGCGAACGTTTCAGCCAGCAGACCCGCACCAGCATCGATACCCTGCTGAACCCGTTCCGGGATCAACTGCAGGATTTCCGCAAGCGGGTCGAAGATGTCTACACCAGCGAAACCCGTGATCGCCAGGCCCTGAGAAGCGAGATCAAGTCTCTACAGGAGCTGAATCGCCAGATCACCGAAGAGGCCTCCAATCTCACAAAGGCGCTCAAGGGCGACAAGAAAATCCAGGGCAACTGGGGCGAACTGATTCTTGAGCGGGTGCTGGAACGCTCCGGTTTGCGCAAGGGCATCGAGTACGAAACCCAGGGCAGTTACCGCGACAGCGACAACCAGCTGTTACGGCCGGATGTGATCGTTCATCTGCCGGACCAGCGCAACCTGGTGGTGGACTCCAAGGTATCCCTGCTGGCCTATCAGCAATGGGCAACCGAGGAAGATGAAGCCGCCAGGGACGAAGCGCTGAAGCAGCACGTTGAAGCCGTGCGCAACCACATTCGCACATTGAGCGAGAAGGACTACAGCCAGCTTCACGGCTTGCACTCGCCGGACTTCGTGTTCCTGTTCATGCCCATAGAGCCGGCCTTTGTGGCCGCTTTTCAGCAGGACGAGAACCTATTCGCAGAAGCATTTGAGCGAAAGATTATTGTGGTTACACCAACCACCTTATTAGCCACATTGCGCACCATCGAGAACATCTGGCGATACGAACGCCAGAGCCAGAACGCGCGGCGCATCGCAGACCGGGCCAGCGCGGTTTACGACAAGCTTCGGATATTTGTGGAGGCCATGGAAAAGCTCGGCAGCCAGTTGCACACTGCCCAGGGCACCTATGACTCGGCGATGAACACCCTGACCCGTGGCCGGGGGAATCTGATCTCCCAGGCCAATCGCTTTGTTGAGCTGGGCGTTCGTGTTAAAAAAGAACTTCCGAAAGCGATTATGGACCAGGCAGAAGTGGATGCCGAAGAAGATGCCGCCCGAGAAAACGAACAGGAGTAG
- a CDS encoding AraC family transcriptional regulator, protein MSELTVSRHFVEAALTGAEKAGLDTREILKEAGISPDLLKIEMARVSSTQYSRLMQATWNVMEDEFMGLGPRRCRTGTFATMCALVIDCPNLDAVYRQAFEFSRLFEPMVAMRLEVDDNAARLVTVIEGDIDDPMYFLRESILVIWHRLGSWLIGQPVELLKAEFSYPRPPHGDEYRHIFHCPLSFGANETALTFDKRFLQAPVIRDKPEMRQFLKTSPADLLSRPDESNTFSGRIRALIGRDFTRSLPDFEWIAAELHTSPQTLRRRLKQENTSFQEIKDLLRRDMAIYYLSRPDLPINDIAFRVGFTEPSTFHRAFKKWTGVTPGAYREGERGQLRG, encoded by the coding sequence ATGTCGGAACTCACTGTTTCCAGGCACTTCGTAGAGGCCGCTCTGACTGGCGCCGAGAAGGCCGGCCTGGATACTCGCGAGATACTCAAAGAAGCCGGTATTTCACCGGATTTGCTGAAGATCGAAATGGCCAGGGTCAGCAGTACCCAGTACAGCCGGCTGATGCAGGCCACGTGGAACGTGATGGAAGATGAGTTCATGGGGCTGGGCCCGAGGCGCTGCCGTACCGGCACTTTTGCCACCATGTGTGCCCTGGTGATCGACTGCCCCAACCTTGATGCGGTTTATCGCCAGGCGTTCGAGTTCTCCCGGCTTTTCGAGCCCATGGTGGCCATGAGGCTGGAAGTTGATGACAATGCTGCGCGGCTGGTAACGGTGATAGAAGGTGATATAGACGACCCGATGTACTTTTTGCGGGAAAGCATTCTGGTGATCTGGCATCGGCTTGGCAGTTGGCTGATCGGGCAGCCGGTGGAGTTGCTCAAGGCAGAGTTCAGCTACCCCCGACCGCCCCATGGCGACGAGTACCGGCACATCTTTCATTGCCCGCTGTCGTTTGGGGCCAACGAGACCGCGCTGACCTTCGACAAGCGTTTTCTGCAGGCGCCGGTGATTCGCGACAAACCTGAAATGCGCCAGTTCCTGAAAACCTCACCGGCGGATCTGCTGTCGCGCCCGGATGAGAGCAACACCTTCTCTGGCCGCATCCGCGCGCTTATCGGTAGGGATTTTACCCGTTCCCTGCCGGATTTCGAGTGGATTGCCGCCGAGCTCCATACCAGCCCCCAGACCCTGAGGCGGCGGCTGAAGCAGGAAAACACGTCGTTTCAGGAGATCAAGGATCTGCTCAGGCGGGATATGGCGATCTACTACCTGTCACGGCCGGATTTGCCCATCAACGACATCGCATTCCGCGTAGGCTTTACCGAACCTTCCACTTTCCATAGGGCCTTCAAGAAATGGACAGGCGTCACCCCCGGGGCTTACCGCGAGGGCGAACGGGGTCAGCTGCGGGGCTGA
- a CDS encoding CaiB/BaiF CoA transferase family protein has product MPGPLTQLKVLDFSTLLPGPYATMLLADMGADVLRVEAPGRLDLTRVMPPLEDGVSTAHTFLNRGKRSLGLDLKKEGSADVIKRLVKDYDVVIEQFRPGVMDRLGIGYDTLKAINPNLIYCAITGYGQTGPYKDRAGHDINYLSLAGVSSHCGRKETGPPPLGIQVADVAGGSHHAVMGILAAVIHRQQTGEGQYIDISMTDAAFALNAMAGAACLAGGQEQKPESSLLNGGAFYDYYRTSDGRWLSVGSLEPQFSSRLCEALGLTELKSLAVSQNPDQQKTLKAALSERIAEESLSHWQAVFANADACVEPVLTISEAAEHPQLQARNMVVGVDRGDGTLQKQIGFPIKFEKTKPEAGWIGKKLGADNDDYL; this is encoded by the coding sequence ATGCCAGGCCCACTTACCCAACTCAAAGTTCTGGATTTCAGCACGCTGCTGCCTGGCCCCTACGCCACCATGCTGCTGGCGGATATGGGCGCCGATGTATTACGGGTGGAAGCCCCGGGCCGCCTGGACCTGACCCGCGTGATGCCCCCGCTGGAAGACGGCGTTAGTACGGCCCACACCTTCCTCAACCGTGGCAAGCGTTCTCTGGGGCTGGACCTGAAGAAAGAGGGCAGTGCGGACGTAATCAAGCGCCTGGTCAAGGACTACGACGTTGTAATCGAACAGTTCCGCCCGGGCGTGATGGACAGGCTGGGCATCGGTTACGACACCCTGAAAGCTATCAATCCCAACCTTATCTACTGTGCCATCACCGGCTATGGCCAGACCGGCCCGTATAAAGACCGTGCCGGACACGACATCAACTACCTGTCCCTGGCCGGTGTGTCCAGCCACTGTGGCCGCAAGGAGACCGGGCCGCCACCATTGGGTATCCAAGTGGCGGATGTGGCGGGCGGCTCCCACCACGCGGTGATGGGCATCCTGGCGGCGGTGATTCACCGGCAGCAAACCGGGGAAGGGCAGTACATTGACATCAGCATGACCGATGCCGCATTTGCACTGAATGCCATGGCCGGGGCTGCCTGCCTGGCTGGAGGACAGGAACAGAAGCCCGAGAGCTCTTTGCTCAATGGCGGTGCTTTTTACGATTACTACCGGACCAGCGATGGCAGGTGGCTTTCTGTTGGGAGCCTGGAGCCCCAGTTTTCCAGCCGTCTTTGCGAAGCTCTCGGGCTGACTGAACTGAAGAGCCTTGCTGTCAGCCAGAACCCAGACCAACAGAAAACCCTTAAGGCAGCTCTGAGTGAAAGGATCGCAGAGGAGTCACTGTCACACTGGCAGGCGGTGTTTGCCAACGCTGATGCGTGCGTGGAGCCTGTTCTCACGATTTCCGAGGCGGCCGAACATCCCCAATTACAGGCAAGGAATATGGTTGTCGGGGTGGACCGTGGTGACGGCACCCTGCAAAAACAGATCGGGTTTCCGATCAAATTCGAGAAAACGAAGCCTGAGGCAGGCTGGATTGGCAAGAAACTGGGTGCAGATAACGACGACTATCTCTAA
- a CDS encoding penicillin acylase family protein — protein MKIRKMSERAGFGRSFGLVLLLAGSTGLTGCFEPKLFPVDGELEANIRRTTGGVPHITADNLASAAYGHGYAQAQDNVCLLAEAIVKARSERAKYFGPGPSTQIGVGLNIINDFSYKAQDIYSGAEQEYGALSAESRALTYGFTEGYNRYVRETDPGDLPVECRDQPWVTEITPVDLLAHYRLVGQYASGAQFATGAVFLAVPPGVSPAPEVATSVTDSEAIEKLRHRVVATAQAGARSIENLGDMGLASNAWGIGKAMTEQGRGALLANPHFPYTGHRRLYEVQMTVPGYVNVHGAGLLGTAIPLISFNKNLAWSHTVTTSRRFTWYELELKSGDNLTYVKDGVEKNVRVETLQVEVDMGMSEPVILERDFYFSEYGPMIAANAVDSNLPAWGGAGVLNQGSPVAITYRDANANTGDLLDTWLNMSRAKNLKKFQNAFRNCGTTLWTNTTYADDKGNAFYIDSSSVPNLSEEAIALVNLRRAGSPAYAALFDGGVTLLDGSSSTEDWIESECGPLVPYDQKPKLVRSDWVQNSNSSYWSTNPSEFLTGFSPLFGGEEAPINARTRLGIKMLQNPMEPGFPSAPLPAGQDGKFSAQELIGVIWNNRAWYAEQFLPELLERCDAIGSTTVNGLDLSPWCQALGNWDGLYNLDSVGAHVFRVFMANYINDLGTDLTTPFSPEDPVGTPADPSEDNAGTTSDTMLQALASGVGALQSQGIAPTDALGDLQYYRPSGGVVPGTGGMPVFQTQPIPWHGGDGGIDGAFNAVGVATDEFAEDTLFPRIAPEVIDNTAGLSDGSGGVNGWLMARGTSWHFGLEFTNNGPEAYGLVSYSQSTDAMSPFFSDQSIQYSNKEYRQILFSERDIEANLLPQGETVISQ, from the coding sequence ATGAAGATCAGGAAGATGTCTGAACGAGCTGGCTTTGGCCGGTCCTTTGGTCTTGTATTGTTGCTGGCCGGAAGTACAGGGCTGACAGGGTGCTTCGAGCCCAAGCTTTTTCCGGTAGACGGAGAGCTTGAGGCCAACATACGCCGCACTACCGGCGGGGTTCCCCACATCACTGCGGATAACCTGGCATCTGCTGCCTACGGGCATGGCTATGCCCAGGCGCAGGATAATGTGTGCCTGTTGGCCGAAGCCATTGTCAAAGCAAGAAGTGAACGCGCCAAGTATTTTGGTCCGGGGCCCAGCACCCAGATTGGAGTAGGGCTGAACATCATCAATGACTTCAGCTATAAGGCTCAGGACATATACAGTGGTGCCGAACAGGAATATGGGGCGCTCAGCGCCGAAAGCCGGGCGTTAACCTACGGTTTTACAGAGGGCTACAACCGATACGTGAGAGAAACCGATCCCGGCGACCTCCCGGTTGAATGCCGGGACCAACCGTGGGTTACCGAGATTACACCCGTGGATTTGCTGGCGCACTATCGTTTAGTTGGGCAATACGCTAGCGGAGCCCAGTTCGCGACGGGTGCTGTCTTTCTTGCGGTGCCTCCGGGCGTGAGTCCGGCCCCTGAGGTTGCTACCTCCGTGACGGATTCAGAAGCCATCGAAAAACTGAGACACCGCGTGGTGGCAACAGCTCAGGCTGGCGCCCGCTCGATTGAAAACCTCGGCGATATGGGGCTTGCCAGCAACGCCTGGGGCATCGGCAAGGCCATGACGGAACAGGGGCGAGGTGCGCTTTTGGCCAATCCGCATTTCCCTTACACGGGCCACCGGCGGCTGTATGAAGTCCAGATGACGGTCCCCGGCTACGTGAATGTCCATGGGGCAGGCCTTCTTGGCACTGCCATCCCACTGATCAGCTTCAACAAGAATCTTGCCTGGTCACACACCGTTACTACGAGCCGTCGTTTCACCTGGTATGAGCTTGAGTTGAAATCAGGGGATAACCTGACATACGTAAAGGACGGGGTGGAAAAGAATGTACGTGTGGAAACCCTTCAGGTAGAAGTGGATATGGGCATGAGTGAGCCTGTTATTCTCGAACGGGATTTCTACTTCTCCGAGTACGGTCCTATGATTGCCGCCAACGCTGTGGACAGCAATCTACCTGCATGGGGCGGGGCTGGCGTTCTGAATCAGGGTAGTCCCGTCGCGATAACATACAGGGACGCAAACGCCAACACTGGTGATCTGCTGGATACCTGGCTGAACATGAGTCGGGCCAAGAATCTCAAAAAATTCCAGAATGCGTTCCGGAATTGCGGCACCACCCTCTGGACCAATACTACTTACGCAGACGATAAGGGTAACGCCTTCTATATAGACAGCAGTTCGGTGCCGAATCTGTCTGAAGAGGCCATTGCGCTTGTGAATTTGCGAAGGGCCGGCAGCCCGGCTTATGCCGCCTTGTTTGATGGAGGTGTCACCTTGCTGGATGGCAGCAGTTCGACTGAGGACTGGATCGAAAGCGAATGTGGGCCGCTGGTTCCGTACGATCAGAAACCCAAGCTGGTGCGTTCGGACTGGGTCCAGAACTCCAACAGCAGTTACTGGTCCACTAACCCCTCCGAGTTCCTGACCGGTTTTTCCCCGCTTTTCGGTGGCGAGGAAGCGCCGATCAACGCCCGTACCCGCTTGGGTATCAAAATGCTTCAGAACCCGATGGAACCAGGCTTTCCAAGCGCCCCCCTGCCGGCCGGCCAGGACGGAAAGTTCAGCGCTCAAGAACTGATTGGCGTCATCTGGAACAATCGCGCCTGGTACGCAGAGCAGTTTCTGCCAGAGTTGCTGGAGCGGTGTGACGCTATTGGCTCCACAACCGTTAATGGCCTTGATCTGTCGCCCTGGTGCCAGGCTTTAGGCAACTGGGATGGGCTATACAACCTCGACAGTGTTGGCGCTCACGTTTTTCGGGTCTTCATGGCCAACTACATAAACGATCTGGGCACCGACCTGACAACGCCTTTCAGTCCGGAAGATCCCGTGGGCACGCCGGCTGATCCTTCCGAGGATAATGCAGGTACAACCAGCGATACGATGCTGCAGGCCCTTGCCAGTGGCGTAGGCGCTCTGCAATCGCAGGGTATCGCTCCCACAGACGCGTTGGGTGATCTTCAATACTACCGGCCATCCGGTGGGGTGGTACCTGGAACTGGCGGAATGCCGGTCTTTCAGACCCAGCCAATTCCCTGGCATGGTGGTGATGGTGGTATCGATGGTGCTTTCAACGCAGTCGGGGTCGCTACTGACGAGTTTGCCGAGGATACCCTCTTCCCGCGGATTGCGCCGGAGGTGATTGATAACACTGCGGGTTTGTCTGATGGG